The Rhodoluna lacicola genome includes the window TTTTTGTATTGGGCTAGCGCAGGGCCTTGGCCAGTGGTTGGAATTTGTGCCAGGGTTTCAATTTTCCAATCGGGCGCTGAGCCAAGCAGGATTGAAGCTGCCTGTCGCGCTGCTCCGTTGGCAACGTATTCACCCGGGGCAGGAACCGTGATGGGCGCTCCAAATACCTCGGCAGCAATCTGTTGCACGGCCGGGTTGGCGGCGGCGCCACCAACCAAAATCACACGCTCAGTCTTTACGCCTGCCGCCGCAAGAGCCTCCAGGCCTGCGGCCAGACCGCAGAGCATGCCTTCGATTGCGGCTCGCGCAATGTTGGCTCTGGTGTTGTTCTTTAGGGTAAGGCCATGCAAGCCCGCTTTTGCATCTGGCAGGTTTGGTGTGCGCTCGCCCTCAAAGTAGGGAACCAGCACAACCCCATCGGCTCCAGGTTCTGCCTGCAGGGCAAGTGCGCCAAGTTCGTTGTGGTCCACGCCAAGCATGCTGCACATGCTGTCTAGCACTCGAGCCGCATTGAGGGTGCAGACTAGCGGTAAGAAATCGCTTGAGACGCTGGCGAAACCAGCGATGGTTCCGGTGCTGTCATTGGTTGCGGTTTTAGAAACTGCAAACACGGTTCCGCTGGTGCCAAGTGAGACAACTACATCGCCGGCTTTGGCCAGTACTCCAAAGGCTGCGGCAGCGTTATCGCCGGCACCGGCGCCGATTGCCAGTGCACCTTTGGTGTGGGCTGCTTTATTTGGCTCAATAATTTTTGGCAGAACTGGCAAATGACCTAGTACGAATTCAAGAACCTCGTTCACGTATTCGCCAGTCTTTGGATTGAAGTATCCGGTGCCGCTGGCATCGGAGGCATCGGTGGTAAGAGCTGACAGATCAGGCCCCAGCGCGCTTTCGCCAAGCGGCCCGTAGCCCGCTAGTCGCCAGGTAAGCCAATCGTGTGGCAAACATACTGCGGCAACTTTGGCTGCGTTTTCTGGTTCGTTTTGCTTTAGCCACAGCAACTTGGTTGCGGTAAACGAGGCAACCGGTAGAGAACCGGTGAGATCGGCAATGCCCTGCGCACCAAACTTTGCGACGATCTCGTTTGCCTGACCGGCACTTCTGGTGTCATTCCAAAGCAGGGCATCACGAATGACTTTGCCATCGGTGTCTAGGACAACCATGCCGTGCTGCTGGCCACCGATGGAAATTGCAGAAACGTCATCGATGCCGCCGGCTTGCTTGATTGCTTCATTCAGAGCATTCCACCACGCCTGCGGGTTTACCTCTGTGCCGTTTGGGTGACTTGCTCTGCCCTCGCGCACAAGCGCGCCGGACTCTAGATCGCGAATGACAATCTTGCAGCTTTGGGTAGATGAATCAATACCGGCAACTAAAGGCACTTTGCAGCTTTCTGTTTAGCGAGCGCCCATTAGGTGCTCGAGAGCCAACTGGTTCAAGCGTACAAAGTTGAAGCCCTTGGCGTTGAAGTAAGAATCGGCGTCGAATTCTTCGTAGGCACTGCGGTCTGCCAAAAGATCACTGTAGGTTTCACCTGGGTTCAAGGTTGCCTTGTGAATCTCGTGCACGCGCGAGGCCTTTAGCGCCTCCTGAACTTCTGGGTCTGCGTTGAATGCCTTGGCACGTTCCTTTAGTAATAGATAGGTTGCCATGTTGGCCTTTGCAGATTCCCAAACGCCGTTCATGTCTTCTGTGCGGCTTGGCTTGTAGTCAAAGTGGCGCGGGCCGTCATAGGCACGTCCGCCGTTTGGCCCACCGAACTCCAGCAAACCAACCAGGCTAAATGCGTTGAAGATATCACCGTGACCAAACACAAGGTCCTGGTCAAACTTCACTCCGCGCTGACCGTTAAGGTCAATGTGGAAGAGCTTGCCGTGCTCAATTGCCTGCGCAATACCCGATGTGAAGTTCAGGCCAGCCATCTGCTCGTGACCGGTTTCTGGGTTTAGGCCAACTAGTTCCGGGTGTTCCAAAGTGTCAATAAAGGCCATGGCGTGACCAAGAGTTGGCAGCAGAATGTCACCGCGTGGCTCGTTTGGCTTTGGCTCAATGGCAAAGCGAATGTCGTAGCCCTGGTCAATAACGTACTGGCAAAGCAGGTTTACACCCTCGCGGTAGCGCTCCATGGCACCGCCAACATCTTTGGCGTGGTCGTACTCGGCACCTTCGCGGCCGCCCCACATAACAAATGTCTTGGCACCCATCTCAGCTGCCAGATCTAGGTTGCGCAGAGTCTTGCGAAGAGCAAATCTGCGAACCTCACGATCGTTGCTGGTGAATGCGCCGTCCTTAAAGACTGGGTGGCTGAATAGGTTGGTGGTGATCATTGGCACAATGACGCCAGTTTCTTCAAGCGCCTTCTTGGTGCGGTCAATCTCGTGACGGCGTTCGGCGTCGGTGCTACCAAATGCAAATAGGTCGTCGTCGTGGAAGGTGAGGCCGTAGGCACCAATCTCAGAAAGCTTGTGAATGGCATCAACGACATCAAGTGGGGCACGAGTTGGGCCACCAAACTGATCCTGCGCGGCCCAGCCGATAGTCCAGAGACCAAAAGAGAACTTGTCTTCGCGTGTTGGGTTGGGCGCCATGTGTCTAATCCTTCGTCATTGAACGGTTTTGTTGCCTGTGACAACATAGTATTCTTCGAACTGCTCTGGGCAAAATTTTGGGCGCCGATTATTGCTCACAATTTCGTAACCTCGCAAAGATTAGTGAATGTAGATTTGTAAACATGCTGAACCTAGACAATCAGGCATCTAAGACGCTGGGGCAAAACCGCGATGACGTGCGCCAGCACAACCTGTCTGCTTTGTTGAAGATGATTCACCAGTCCCAGACTGTGTCACGCGCTCAGCTAACCACCAGCTCTGGCCTTAACCGCTCAACAATTTCTGACCTAGTTTCTGAGCTTGAGGGGCTGGGTTTGGTCTATGAGACTGAGGCCTCAGCAAACGGAGTTGGGCGACCAAGCCTGCAGGTTTCCGCCAGCGATCAGGTGGTGGCCTTTTCAGTCAACACCGATGTCGATGCCGTGACCGTGGCCACGGTGACATTCTCTGGAGCGGTAATTGCAAAAAAGCGTTTTGTGACCACCAACCTAACTAAGCCAGAGAAGGCTGTATCAATTGCGGCAGAACTGATCGCAGACTTTCGTAAAGATCTCAAGCCCGGCACGCGCATAGTGGGAATCGGTGTTGCAATTCCCGGTCAAGTCAGAGTCGCCGATGGCGTAATTCGTTTGGCCCCGCACCTGGGTTGGGTTGAGTTTCCGTTTGGCCCAATGCTGAGACAAATTACGGGTCTTCCGGTTTATGTTGACAACGATGCCTCACTTGGTTGCGTTGCCGAGCGTATCTACGGAAATGCAAAAGGTTTCTCTGATGTGGTCTATCTATTCGCCGGTTCCGGAGGTATTGGTGGCGGCGTGGTTGTTGACGGCATTCAGTTGCGCGGCGCGGCAGGTTATGCGGGTGAGTTGGGACACGTGCGAATATCAACCAGCAACGCCAAAGATTATTCAGGTCTTGAAGGAACGCTGGAGGCACTTGTGCGTCGCGATGATTTGCTTGAAGTCTTCAAACTTTACGCGGCCACCGATGATGAGCTGCTTTTGGAAATGAGCAGAACCAAAGCGGCTAAGGCCAAGAAGTTAATTGAAACTCAAATTGATGGCTTGGCAGCGGCGCTTGGAAATTTTGTAAACATATTCAACCCAGAGGTAATCGTGCTGGATGGATTCCTGGGTGGACTTTTTGAGTTTGACTCTGAACGTTTGATTAGTGGCATCAAGGCCAATTCACTTGCGGCCGCCAACGAGCGCGTGGTTTTGCGCACCGGTGGCTTAGGTTCTGATTTGCTGATGATTGGTGCGGCCCTGCTGCCGTTCAGTGAGTTGACCGCCAGCCCATCTGGCACGCAACTGTACCCGGCTAAAGCCAAGGCAGCGAAGCCGTAAATGACCGTCGGCTTTGATGTTGCCGTAATTGGCTCCGGCTTTGGTGGCTCTGTTGCTGCGCTGCGACTGACAGAGAAGGGCTACCGAGTACTGGTGATTGAAGCGGGCGCTCGTTTTGAAGATCACCAGTTTGCCAAAAACTCTTTTGATCTCAAGCGCTTTTTGTTTTTTCCAAAACTTGGCATGCTGGGCATCCAGCGAATTGACTTTCTAAAAAATGTCTTGGTGATGTCAGGTGCCGGGGTAGGTGGCGGTTCGCTGGTTTACGCCAACACTCTTTACCGTCCACCTAATGATTTTTTCAATACCGGTTCGTGGGCGCAGATTGCCGACTGGCAGTCACTGCTGAATCCCTATTACGACATCGCCGAGCGAATGCTTGGTGTGCAGGTGAATCCATTTTTCAGCCCAGCTGACTTGGTGCTCAAAAAAGTAGCCAAAGATCGCGGCGTTGAAAACACTTTCCAAATGGCACCGCTTGGTATCTACTTTGGTGAAGCGGGTAAAGAGGTGCGTGACCCATACTTTGACGGTAATGGTCCGCGCAGAACCGGGTGCATCAATTGCGGTGAGTGCATGACCGGTTGTCGGCACGGGGCTAAAAATACCCTGGTCAAAAATTATCTTTACCTTGCTGAGAACGCCGGCGCCGAAGTTTGGGATCTGACCACCGTCTCGCACATTCAAAAACTCACCGATGGCGGCTTTGAACTAAAACTTAGGCGAACATCACTTGCCGGAAAATCTAGGCCACAAAGCATTCACGTGCCACAGGTCATTGTGGCCGCCGGAGCCCTCGGCAGCGCCAAACTCTTGCAGAAGTCCCGCGACCGCGGCGGCTTACCGGGCATCAGCAAAAAGCTGGGCGAACTCAGTCGCACAAATTCTGAAAGCCTGCTGGGTGTGGTGGCAAAAAAGAATGACCATGATTTCACTGCGGGCTCGGCAATCACGTCATCGGTGTTTCCTGATGCTCACACCCACATTGAGCCAGTTCGCTACGGCAAGGGCAGTGGTTTCATGGGGTTGTTGCAATCGGTGCTGGCCTCAGGCGCCAACGGTGAATCACCAAACTTTGGTCGACTAGTGAAAGCAACGTTTAAGAATGTTTTGCGGTTGCCAAACTTTTACAACCTGCGCACCTGGCCGGAACGCACTTTGATTTTGTTGGTTATGCAGTCGCGCGATAATTCGCTGACCACTTATTTGAAGCGCAGTAAATTTTTCACAAAAAAGTTAACCTCTCGGCAGGGTTATGGCGAGGTCAATCCAAGTTGGGTTCCCGTGGGTCACGAATTTGCCCGTGACATCGCCGCCGAAATCAACGGAACTCCCGGGGCTGTTGTTGGCGAGCCATTCGGCATTCCACTAACCGCACACTTCTTGGGCGGGGCGGTTATCGGTGCTGATGAAAATAGCGGGGTGGTAGACCCTTACCTCAGAGTATTTGGCGTGCCGGGGCTTCACATTTGGGATGGGTCAACACTGTCGGCTAATCCGGGGGTGAACCCGTCGCTGAGTATTGCTGCGCAAGCGGAATGGGCCGCAGCACACTGGCCAAACCGGGGTGAGGCCGATGCCCGCACCCCACTTGGTTTCAAGTTTGGTTTTGTTCGACCAACCCAGGCTAGGTGGCCGGTGTTAAAGCGCGCGCCTCGCGTGCACGGTTCTCGATTCCAAGACCCCAGTAGCACGCAGCCACAATAATCGCGCCGCCCAGCCAACCAATAGCGTTCATTAGCTCGCCGCCAATAACCACTGCAATCACCACTGCCCAGATTGGCTCGGTGCCCTGAAGCAGAGCAACTCTGGAAGCGCTAGTTTTTCTGATCGCCCAAAGCATCACTATGAATCCGTAGACGGTGCTAAACAACACCAGCGTGCCCATCAGCATCCACTCGCGAGCGCCATAGGTCACGGCCGCATCAACGGTTCCGATTGGGTCAAGCACTAAGAAAAACAGACCAGCAAAAATCAACTGCAGAATAGTGACGTTGGTGGTGTCAACCGGCTTACCCTTGGTGAATTTGCCGTGGGTGAAGTAGCTCTGTGAAACCGTGTGCACCGCGCGCAAAGCCGCAGCCACAATCATTAGCAGGTCACCAAGATTTGGCTCTGTGAAACCATTTCCGCTGATCAAAATCGCCACCCCGATAATCGCGCCGATGGCCGAAACGTAAAACATTCGCGGCAT containing:
- the xylA gene encoding xylose isomerase yields the protein MAPNPTREDKFSFGLWTIGWAAQDQFGGPTRAPLDVVDAIHKLSEIGAYGLTFHDDDLFAFGSTDAERRHEIDRTKKALEETGVIVPMITTNLFSHPVFKDGAFTSNDREVRRFALRKTLRNLDLAAEMGAKTFVMWGGREGAEYDHAKDVGGAMERYREGVNLLCQYVIDQGYDIRFAIEPKPNEPRGDILLPTLGHAMAFIDTLEHPELVGLNPETGHEQMAGLNFTSGIAQAIEHGKLFHIDLNGQRGVKFDQDLVFGHGDIFNAFSLVGLLEFGGPNGGRAYDGPRHFDYKPSRTEDMNGVWESAKANMATYLLLKERAKAFNADPEVQEALKASRVHEIHKATLNPGETYSDLLADRSAYEEFDADSYFNAKGFNFVRLNQLALEHLMGAR
- a CDS encoding ROK family protein, with product MLNLDNQASKTLGQNRDDVRQHNLSALLKMIHQSQTVSRAQLTTSSGLNRSTISDLVSELEGLGLVYETEASANGVGRPSLQVSASDQVVAFSVNTDVDAVTVATVTFSGAVIAKKRFVTTNLTKPEKAVSIAAELIADFRKDLKPGTRIVGIGVAIPGQVRVADGVIRLAPHLGWVEFPFGPMLRQITGLPVYVDNDASLGCVAERIYGNAKGFSDVVYLFAGSGGIGGGVVVDGIQLRGAAGYAGELGHVRISTSNAKDYSGLEGTLEALVRRDDLLEVFKLYAATDDELLLEMSRTKAAKAKKLIETQIDGLAAALGNFVNIFNPEVIVLDGFLGGLFEFDSERLISGIKANSLAAANERVVLRTGGLGSDLLMIGAALLPFSELTASPSGTQLYPAKAKAAKP
- a CDS encoding DMT family transporter, which translates into the protein MNQPKRGLSSVDIAILGAALVWGGSYLASRELTHFASLWGMMAIRFVLAGVILYLIRAFKPVKFTKMDVISSLGIAVTLATVMTVETTGIYLTSATNSGLIISLSILFTPIIEGLVSKFWMPRMFYVSAIGAIIGVAILISGNGFTEPNLGDLLMIVAAALRAVHTVSQSYFTHGKFTKGKPVDTTNVTILQLIFAGLFFLVLDPIGTVDAAVTYGAREWMLMGTLVLFSTVYGFIVMLWAIRKTSASRVALLQGTEPIWAVVIAVVIGGELMNAIGWLGGAIIVAACYWGLGIENRAREARALTPAT
- a CDS encoding GMC family oxidoreductase N-terminal domain-containing protein, whose translation is MTVGFDVAVIGSGFGGSVAALRLTEKGYRVLVIEAGARFEDHQFAKNSFDLKRFLFFPKLGMLGIQRIDFLKNVLVMSGAGVGGGSLVYANTLYRPPNDFFNTGSWAQIADWQSLLNPYYDIAERMLGVQVNPFFSPADLVLKKVAKDRGVENTFQMAPLGIYFGEAGKEVRDPYFDGNGPRRTGCINCGECMTGCRHGAKNTLVKNYLYLAENAGAEVWDLTTVSHIQKLTDGGFELKLRRTSLAGKSRPQSIHVPQVIVAAGALGSAKLLQKSRDRGGLPGISKKLGELSRTNSESLLGVVAKKNDHDFTAGSAITSSVFPDAHTHIEPVRYGKGSGFMGLLQSVLASGANGESPNFGRLVKATFKNVLRLPNFYNLRTWPERTLILLVMQSRDNSLTTYLKRSKFFTKKLTSRQGYGEVNPSWVPVGHEFARDIAAEINGTPGAVVGEPFGIPLTAHFLGGAVIGADENSGVVDPYLRVFGVPGLHIWDGSTLSANPGVNPSLSIAAQAEWAAAHWPNRGEADARTPLGFKFGFVRPTQARWPVLKRAPRVHGSRFQDPSSTQPQ
- the xylB gene encoding xylulokinase, producing MPLVAGIDSSTQSCKIVIRDLESGALVREGRASHPNGTEVNPQAWWNALNEAIKQAGGIDDVSAISIGGQQHGMVVLDTDGKVIRDALLWNDTRSAGQANEIVAKFGAQGIADLTGSLPVASFTATKLLWLKQNEPENAAKVAAVCLPHDWLTWRLAGYGPLGESALGPDLSALTTDASDASGTGYFNPKTGEYVNEVLEFVLGHLPVLPKIIEPNKAAHTKGALAIGAGAGDNAAAAFGVLAKAGDVVVSLGTSGTVFAVSKTATNDSTGTIAGFASVSSDFLPLVCTLNAARVLDSMCSMLGVDHNELGALALQAEPGADGVVLVPYFEGERTPNLPDAKAGLHGLTLKNNTRANIARAAIEGMLCGLAAGLEALAAAGVKTERVILVGGAAANPAVQQIAAEVFGAPITVPAPGEYVANGAARQAASILLGSAPDWKIETLAQIPTTGQGPALAQYKKYANAYLA